The Calothrix sp. PCC 7507 DNA segment GAGTTATGACAAGACTATCAAGATTTGGCGAATAGAGTACAGTCCAAAAGAGGAAAAATACGACGGACGTGGATAGCAACTAAATTTACTGAGTTTTGACAATTGCCAACGAGTATTAAAGTAGCAAAGCTAGTATTGGCGTGAACACGACGGCATCTTTTGTTACCTGTTTCCAGAATTTCTCAGTCTCTTCTTTGCACTGATGCTCAACTATCCTGAAAGTGCGATCGCCTATAAGTTATCTTTAGTTGCAATCCAGTAAAATGCCTAGCAAGCAGAACTGCATATTTAGCCAAATCAATAAATTTAGAACAGAAACTTAAACTTTAATATTTTGAGAACGGGAGAATCGACAGGCAAAGAGGAATGAGTATATATCTGGTTGAGGTATCGGCTCAATGTGAAAATCATTTTTTCACCCAGCCAATGCTGTGTCATTTCCCGTTTAGTCTCTACTGCTAATTCCAAGAATCCACATATCTTAGATTCATAGAAAACTTCGGCACAGAGTCTAGCAAAATCAACTTTTTCCGCTTCTTCTTATTCTTGAGTATATCTAGATAGTTATCGGCGTAGCGAAAAGCAGATGCACGATCATAAGTAGCAATGGCTATAGCCTGCATGACAACTTTGGTGGGGGTTTCAGAGCCGGAAAACTTTTGCATTAAATTCAATAAATCCCCATGAGTTGCCGGCAAAGTAGCCTCTTTTACATTTTCTATCTCATCAAAATTATCTTCAATTAATGGTTCAAACATTTAATTTAATACCTCCCCGAAAGCATAAGATGCAAAACCTGTGATGAAATTTAGCTGCTGCTCACGACTTTGTAAGTTTTCTGGGAGTTCGATATTGGAACATCCTATCTCCCGCAAAATCTCCAAACAATAGGCACTGAGTTCGGTATATGAGGCTCTCTCCCACTTGAGAGCTACCTCTTTTGCCATCTCCAGATTGACTCGGATTACCGGCGTTGCAGGGTTTGTCATAAATTTACCCTAATAAACTGGATGATTGCAGTTTTGCTCAAAACCCCAAGTCTGCGTAACAGTGTTAATGCTGAATTTATTTAGAGGGGAAATTAGAAAATCAGGGTATTTACGGAATAGTTAGCAGCGCGATCGCTCACCTCGTTTTTTAATTGTTACACAAAGCTATTCCTAGTTTTGATTGCCTATTTTATATTAGCTAACAGACATTTAGCCTAAACAACCTTAGAGCCAACTGGTTTTTCAGTACTTATACTGACACTTGCTTACGTATTACCACTTAAGAGTTAAGTTTGAGACTGCTGAGATTGAGCAAAATAGGTTTTGTCAGAGTCTGGTGGTTCTTCGGCTGAGGGCAAGTACCTCGGCAGGTTGTACTCTAACATGGCTACTTCCTGAAAACTCAGCAAAACTATAGCGATTTATAGAGAAATTTGCTGTTGTAGAGTAGCGAACACCAACGTGCTGCTAGGTGTTGACCCTGAGGCGATCGCCCAAAGGATCACTATAATAACTATCTTAGCCATCAGCGACTCCCCAGACGGTAGAAATATGCACCTAACCGCAGGGGAGACATCTGCACCAAAATTTCATGCAACAACAAAAAAATCAGTTCAGTCATCTTACAGCGATCGAAAGAAATTACCTGTCATTTCCTGCACAGTTTTTATTAAATCAAAACCTGCTTCAAGGTAAAATACTAGACTTCGGGTGTGGCTTTGGCAATGATGTGAAGATACTACGCCAAAAAGGCTATGACATCACAGGCTATGACCCTTATTATTTTCCTGAATATCCTGAAGATAAATTCGATACTATAATTTGCTTTTATGTGTTAAATGTTTTGTTTCCTGAAGAACAAGCTAATACTCTTATGGAAGTATCCCACTTATTAAAACCAGGAGGCAAGGCTTATTATGCAGTGAGAAGAGATATTAAGAAAGAAGGCTTTAGAGAACATTATGTCCACAAAAAGCCTACCTATCAGTGTATTGTAAAACTTCCTTTTACTTCAATTCTTTCAGACGAAAGTCGCGAGCTATACGAGTATATTCATTACAATCATCAACGGAATTCATCTAATTATTGTATATTTTGCAATCCCCATAAATATCTTAAATTACTAACTGAGTCAGCAACTGCTTATGCTATATTTGATGGCTATCCCATCAGTAGAGGACATGTCTTAGTTATTCCTAAACGTCATGTTAGCAGTTATTTTGATCTACCATTTAAAGAACAATCTGCTTGCTGGTTAATGGTAAACAAAGTGCAAAAAATTCTCCTGGCAGAATTTAAACCTGATGGCTTTAATGTTGGCATGAACATCAACAGAGAAGCGGGTCAAAATATTTTGCACGCAAGTATTCATATCATCCCTCGTTACAAAGGTGATACTGTTGGTGTTAAAAGTGGAATCAGACAGGTTATTCCTAAAAGGAAATAAGGGAATGGGGATTGGGTATTGGAGAAATAACAAATGACCAATGACAAATAACAAATAACAAATGACAATATGGAACGTGTTATTTCCGTGCTGGGAATTTTAGTTTTTGTTGGTATAGCCTACGCCCTCTCTATCAATCGCAGCGCTATACGTTGGCGAACGGTAGTGTGGGGTTTGGGATTAGAGTTTATATTTGCACTGGTAATTTTAAAGACTCCTTGGGGTTTGAAAATATTTAAATCTCTAGGTGATATAGTCAGTAATTTCTTGGCATTTTCTGATGTTGGTGCAAAATTTGTCTTTGGAGAAAATTTTAAAGATCATTTATTTGCCTTTCAAGTTCTCCCCACAATTATTTTTTTCTCGTCTTTTATCAATGTGTTGTATCACTACGGTATTTTGCAACGAGTCGTGAATGGGCTAGCTTGGGTGATGATGAAGACGATGAAAACATCGGGTTCTGAATCTTTATCTTGTGCAGGTAATATATTTTTGGGGCCAACAGAGTCAGCCCTGATAGTTAAACCCTACGTAGCAACAATGACGCAATCGGAACTTCATGCTGTGATGACTGGTGGCTTTGCCACAATTGCGGGTGGAGTATTGGGGGCGTATTTGTCGTTTGGTATCCCAGCCGAACACCTAATTGCGGCTTTCTTTATGACTGCTCCTGTCTCCTTGGTAGTATCAAAATTACTTTATCCAGAAACAGAAGTATCTGAAACTGCTGAGAAAGCCAAAATAAATGTCAAAACTAATTATATCAATGTAATTGATGCCGTTACTACAGGCGCAATTGAAGGTGTGAAGTTAGCAGTAAATGTGGGGGTGATTATTATTGCCTTTTTAGGATTACTAGCGGCTGTGAATGCGTTGTTGGGTTGGTTGGGGGCGCTGGTTAATTTGCCACAGCTATCATTGCAGTGGATTTTGTCTTTTGTTATGGCTCCTGTAGCATGGCTGATGGGTGTGCCTTGGGCTGATTGTGGCCAAGTAGGGGCGTTATTGGGAACAAAGACAATTCTCAATGAATTTATCGCTTTCTTGGATTTAAAAACATTAATTGAGGGTGGCAAAATTTCTCCAAGAGCAACAATTATTGCGACTTATGCCTTGTGTAATTTTGCCAATATTGGCTCTATTGGAATTACTATTGGTGGTATTGCAGGTATGGCACCAAACCGCCAGCGTGACTTAGCCCGCATGGGTGTAAAGTCGATGATTGGCGGTTTACTGGCAGGTTTTATTACTGCTTGTATTGCCGGAATATTAGTATGACCTTGTAGAGACGTGATTAATCGCGTCTCTACTTCTTCTCAACATAACCTAATTTCCAATTATTAGGTTGTTTTAACTGGTCTTTTTTGCCTTGCATGATCAAGTAAACAGCCAGCCGTGTGTTTAAGTATCCCTTCATTAAAGAATATCCTGGCTTAGTATGAATATCTTGATAAGAGGTGGTGTCAACATCTTGAAGTATTCCACAGTAAGTTTTATTTCCTGATACTGTTAACGTGACTAATCTATCACTTTCAGATCCGTTGGGAACCATAAATATACCGTAGACATGATGCTGACCACGCCAAGGTTTAACTACAATTTTTTCAGGATATGTGTAGAGTTTTTCACCATTTGATGAGGACACAAACCCCTGTGGGTAACAACTAACTCTGGGCGATCGCTTCCAAGCAACGGCACAGCTTATTATACTAACTAGACTAATTGCACAAAAAATGTAAATGAGTCGATGTTTTCGCACGATTTAACTCCAAACATACTTCTTTTTGCTTATACATTAATATCGCTTGTTGATCAGTACACTCGTAAGGTCACGGCAGTGCTGTGCTACTACAACTCGCGATATGATGTTGTACCGCATTTGAATGAAAACCGCTATATGTAGATGCATACAGGAGAATTCAGGAGTCGGGAGTTGGGAATTGAGAGTAAAATAGGCTTTGAGACTATGGTTACAAATTTATTTAATCTTAGCTAACTATATTATAGTAAATTAGGTATA contains these protein-coding regions:
- a CDS encoding NupC/NupG family nucleoside CNT transporter, with the protein product MERVISVLGILVFVGIAYALSINRSAIRWRTVVWGLGLEFIFALVILKTPWGLKIFKSLGDIVSNFLAFSDVGAKFVFGENFKDHLFAFQVLPTIIFFSSFINVLYHYGILQRVVNGLAWVMMKTMKTSGSESLSCAGNIFLGPTESALIVKPYVATMTQSELHAVMTGGFATIAGGVLGAYLSFGIPAEHLIAAFFMTAPVSLVVSKLLYPETEVSETAEKAKINVKTNYINVIDAVTTGAIEGVKLAVNVGVIIIAFLGLLAAVNALLGWLGALVNLPQLSLQWILSFVMAPVAWLMGVPWADCGQVGALLGTKTILNEFIAFLDLKTLIEGGKISPRATIIATYALCNFANIGSIGITIGGIAGMAPNRQRDLARMGVKSMIGGLLAGFITACIAGILV
- a CDS encoding HIT family protein; this encodes MQQQKNQFSHLTAIERNYLSFPAQFLLNQNLLQGKILDFGCGFGNDVKILRQKGYDITGYDPYYFPEYPEDKFDTIICFYVLNVLFPEEQANTLMEVSHLLKPGGKAYYAVRRDIKKEGFREHYVHKKPTYQCIVKLPFTSILSDESRELYEYIHYNHQRNSSNYCIFCNPHKYLKLLTESATAYAIFDGYPISRGHVLVIPKRHVSSYFDLPFKEQSACWLMVNKVQKILLAEFKPDGFNVGMNINREAGQNILHASIHIIPRYKGDTVGVKSGIRQVIPKRK